One Candidatus Methylomirabilis sp. genomic window, ACATCTTCGGGTACCAGTAGTTCAGCGCCGCGAACACGCCGAACAGGCTTCCGCCGAACAGGACGTAGTGCAGGTGCGCTACGATGAAGTAGGTGTCGTGGATGAACATGTCCACCGGCGTCGAGGCCATGAAGATCCCGCTCAGGCCCCCGATGACAAACATGGAGACGAAGGCCAGGGCGTTGAGCATCGGAGTGGTGAACCGGATCGAGCCGCCCCAGAGGGTCCCGAGCCAGTTGAAGGTCTTGATGGCCGAGGGCACCGCGATCACCATCGTCGAGATCATGAAGCTCGTGCCGAGCGCCGGGCTCATCCCGCTCTGGAACATGTGGTGGCCCCACACGATCCACGACAGGAAGGCGATCCCGATCATGGAGAAGGCCATGGCCCGGTAGCCAAAGACCGGCTTGCGGGCGAAGACCGGCAGGATTTCCGAGGTGATCCCCATGGCCGGGAGGATCAGGATGTAGACCTCCGGGTGCCCGAAGAACCAGAAGAGGTGCTGCCAGAGCAGCGGCTCCCCCCCGCCGGCCGGGAGGAAGAAGCTGGTCCCGACCATCCGGTCGAAGAGGAGCATCGCGAGGGCGGCGGTCAGCACCGGGAGCGCCAGCAGGAGCAGGATCGCCACGACGAAGAGGGACCAGATGGTGAGCGGCAACCGGAACCAGGTCATCCCCGGCGCCCGCATGTTGATGATCGTGGTGATATAGTTGATCGAGCCCATCAGGGAGGAGATCCCGAGAATGATGAGGCTGATGCACCAGAGGTTCTGCCCCCAGTCCACGCCGGTGTAGATCGCCTTGGCGGTGAGCGGCGCGTACGAGGTCCAGCCGCCGGCCGCGTGCCCGCCCGGAACGAAGAAGCCGGCCAGGATCACGAGCCCCGAGAGCGCGCCAACCCAGAAGGAGAGCATGTTCAGGAGCGGGAACGCCATGTCCCGGGCGCCGATCATCAGGGGGATGAGGAAGTTGCCGAAGCACCCCACCAGGATGGGCATGACGACGAAGAAGATCATCAGGGTGGCGTGCATGGTGAAGAGCATGTTGTAGGTCTCGGGCGGGATGATCCCCCCGTACATGTAGGGCTCCGGCACCCACCCGAACCCGGGCACGGCGGTCTCGGGCCAGGCGAGCTGCCAACGGACGAGCAGGGCCATCAGCCCGCCCAGGATCATCATGAAAAGGCCCAGGAAGAGGAACTGCCGGCCGATCATCTTGTGATCGGTCGAGAAGATGTACGTCCGCCAGAAGCCCAGCTCCTCGTGATGGACCTCTGCGGCGTGCGCGGGAGCGGCGGCCACGCCTCTGGTGTCACTCATCGCTCACCTTTCGCCTCATGGGTGTGTCAGCCGATGGACGCGCGAGCTTTCGCCCCATCCCTCAAGAGGACGGCCAGCGTTCCTTGACCCACCTCGCGTACTCGTCGGGCGGATGCACGGTCAACCACCCCTTCATCCCGGAGTGACCGAACCCGCACAGCTCCGC contains:
- a CDS encoding cbb3-type cytochrome c oxidase subunit I, whose translation is MSDTRGVAAAPAHAAEVHHEELGFWRTYIFSTDHKMIGRQFLFLGLFMMILGGLMALLVRWQLAWPETAVPGFGWVPEPYMYGGIIPPETYNMLFTMHATLMIFFVVMPILVGCFGNFLIPLMIGARDMAFPLLNMLSFWVGALSGLVILAGFFVPGGHAAGGWTSYAPLTAKAIYTGVDWGQNLWCISLIILGISSLMGSINYITTIINMRAPGMTWFRLPLTIWSLFVVAILLLLALPVLTAALAMLLFDRMVGTSFFLPAGGGEPLLWQHLFWFFGHPEVYILILPAMGITSEILPVFARKPVFGYRAMAFSMIGIAFLSWIVWGHHMFQSGMSPALGTSFMISTMVIAVPSAIKTFNWLGTLWGGSIRFTTPMLNALAFVSMFVIGGLSGIFMASTPVDMFIHDTYFIVAHLHYVLFGGSLFGVFAALNYWYPKM